A portion of the Adhaeribacter radiodurans genome contains these proteins:
- a CDS encoding efflux RND transporter permease subunit yields MLYKKLSYSVLLLIFLFTCLSLFFISRLRFDYNFDHFFPKHDPDLSFYLKYREKFGNDNDYLLLGLSHPKTLFDSTFLKKVDSLTTFISQLRHVERVQSPTTLSSPIIESFGIFEVPYLHVNQPERYRQDSLAIYQSEGLVGTFFSPDARSVTLLIQTSPNLTKLPSDSLLLHLKEKLQQINLPDYHIAGKAVAQSIFVDRMQYELALFMSISIAMVVIFLYFTFRTWWGVVMPLMVVLISICWAMGLMGLTGTNIDVMTMLLPTIMFVVGMSDSVHILTQYVSEVAEGKSKTKAIVTTVKDVGLATFITAITTAIGFLTLLTADIGPIRNFGVYTGIAVVVAYLLSMTMLPAMMMLMPLPPRTAPKKEAFTWPFLLRRLLLFVFKYRNRILAGTVGIILVSVYCISLIRLDTTLLDDLSDDDPVKLDFKYFEQNFSGVRPFELYLKAVPGHTLYELPVLREVEEIEKYLGSQYGLKFIFSPVTIVKNLNRAVNGGSETFFKLPDTEIQWRKLQSKLKLFRKRPELNSLVSADQTEGRLSGKMGDIGSARATVLTDQFREFIRQNTDSKLLLTHVTGSSLLLDKNNDTLTRDLMEGLLLDILFIGGIVGLMFRSFKMIVITLLPNILPIVLIGAFMGIADINLKVSTSIIFTIALGIAIDDTIHFISKLKLELLSGKPLYYAVKRTYLTTGKAVIITSCILMAGFCTLIFSSFEGTFYVGLLISLTLLFAVLSDLLLLPILVVYFFRPKTKVAGKVAQKQIQNQ; encoded by the coding sequence ATGTTATATAAAAAACTTAGTTATAGCGTACTCCTCCTGATTTTTCTGTTTACGTGCCTTAGTTTATTTTTTATTTCGCGCCTGCGCTTTGATTATAACTTTGATCACTTTTTCCCGAAACACGATCCGGATCTGAGTTTTTATTTAAAGTACCGCGAAAAATTCGGCAACGATAACGATTATTTATTACTCGGTTTATCGCACCCCAAAACTCTGTTTGATTCAACTTTTTTAAAAAAAGTAGATTCTTTAACAACGTTTATTTCTCAGCTTCGCCACGTAGAACGGGTACAATCTCCCACTACCCTCAGCAGCCCGATTATTGAATCTTTTGGCATATTTGAAGTGCCTTATCTGCACGTGAACCAACCGGAACGATACCGGCAAGATAGCCTGGCTATTTACCAATCCGAAGGTTTGGTAGGTACATTTTTTTCGCCCGATGCCCGGTCCGTTACGCTCCTGATTCAAACTTCGCCGAACCTGACCAAATTACCCAGCGATTCTTTACTCCTTCACCTGAAAGAGAAACTCCAGCAAATCAATTTACCGGATTACCACATTGCCGGGAAAGCGGTAGCCCAATCTATTTTCGTGGACCGGATGCAATACGAACTGGCGTTGTTTATGTCCATTTCCATTGCGATGGTAGTTATTTTTCTCTACTTCACTTTCCGGACCTGGTGGGGCGTGGTAATGCCCTTAATGGTGGTTTTAATTTCTATTTGCTGGGCGATGGGCTTAATGGGTCTTACCGGCACCAACATAGATGTTATGACCATGCTGTTACCTACTATTATGTTTGTGGTGGGCATGTCGGATTCGGTGCATATTTTAACCCAGTACGTTTCTGAAGTAGCAGAAGGAAAATCCAAAACCAAGGCTATTGTTACCACCGTTAAGGATGTGGGATTAGCAACTTTTATTACGGCTATTACTACCGCTATTGGTTTTTTAACTTTACTAACGGCCGATATTGGTCCGATCCGGAATTTTGGGGTGTACACGGGTATTGCGGTGGTAGTAGCCTACCTGCTCTCTATGACAATGTTGCCCGCCATGATGATGCTCATGCCTTTACCACCGCGCACGGCTCCTAAAAAAGAAGCTTTTACCTGGCCTTTTTTATTGCGCCGCCTGCTTTTATTTGTGTTTAAATACCGCAATCGCATTTTGGCAGGTACCGTGGGTATTATTCTGGTTTCAGTTTATTGCATTAGTTTAATCCGGTTAGATACCACCTTGCTGGATGATTTATCAGACGATGATCCCGTAAAACTAGACTTTAAATATTTTGAGCAAAATTTTTCGGGTGTTCGCCCTTTTGAGTTGTATTTGAAAGCCGTTCCGGGCCACACTCTTTATGAATTACCGGTTCTGCGCGAAGTAGAAGAAATAGAAAAGTACCTGGGTTCTCAATATGGATTAAAATTTATTTTTTCTCCGGTAACTATTGTTAAAAACCTGAACCGGGCGGTAAATGGCGGCTCGGAGACTTTTTTTAAACTACCAGATACGGAAATTCAATGGCGTAAACTGCAATCCAAATTAAAACTATTCCGGAAACGTCCGGAGTTAAATTCCCTGGTAAGTGCCGATCAAACCGAAGGACGCTTAAGCGGCAAAATGGGGGATATTGGCAGTGCCCGGGCTACCGTGCTTACAGACCAGTTTCGGGAATTTATACGGCAAAATACAGACTCTAAATTGCTGCTGACCCATGTAACGGGTAGTTCTTTGCTACTGGATAAAAACAACGACACGCTTACCCGCGATTTAATGGAAGGCTTGCTGCTGGATATTTTATTTATCGGCGGAATAGTAGGCTTAATGTTCCGGTCGTTTAAAATGATTGTGATTACCTTGTTACCCAACATTCTCCCAATCGTTCTTATTGGAGCTTTTATGGGAATAGCGGATATCAACTTGAAAGTATCTACCTCCATTATTTTCACCATTGCCTTAGGTATTGCCATCGACGATACCATTCACTTTATTAGTAAATTAAAATTAGAATTACTAAGTGGCAAACCTTTGTATTACGCTGTTAAGCGAACGTATTTAACAACCGGCAAAGCAGTTATAATTACCAGTTGTATTTTAATGGCGGGTTTCTGTACCCTGATATTTTCTTCTTTTGAAGGTACTTTTTACGTTGGCTTACTAATCAGCTTAACCTTATTATTCGCCGTTTTATCCGATTTATTGCTGCTTCCCATTTTAGTAGTTTACTTCTTCCGGCCTAAAACTAAAGTGGCCGGGAAAGTAGCGCAGAAGCAAATTCAGAATCAGTAA